A stretch of the Bacillus licheniformis DSM 13 = ATCC 14580 genome encodes the following:
- the licB gene encoding PTS lichenan transporter subunit IIB, whose product MNILLACAAGMSTSLLVTKMEKSAEEQGKDYKIWAVSGGEVQNHIDKADVLLLGPQVRYMLPQLKKLGESKGVSVDVINTVHYGTCNGAEVLKSAEQLAGS is encoded by the coding sequence ATGAATATCTTATTAGCTTGCGCCGCAGGAATGTCAACGAGTCTGCTTGTGACGAAAATGGAAAAAAGTGCAGAGGAACAAGGAAAAGACTATAAAATCTGGGCCGTTTCCGGAGGAGAGGTTCAGAATCATATCGATAAAGCCGACGTATTGCTTCTTGGCCCGCAAGTCCGTTACATGCTCCCGCAATTAAAGAAATTAGGAGAATCGAAAGGTGTATCCGTCGATGTCATCAATACGGTCCATTACGGAACTTGTAATGGAGCTGAAGTGTTAAAATCCGCCGAACAGCTTGCCGGCTCTTAA
- a CDS encoding MFS transporter, whose translation MDQTKLSVWEKNYTFLFISRLIKISADCFAFNSILWFLIFDGKGAIGTSLLLAVTFLPEAFLAPITGPLVKRSALKFWMYFSDLTRAAVVITIPICYLNGFSPMWFVLGLMIIHSATGATYNPASITLIPQIVNENLIQKANAILQSSSEIIRLGAVTLCGVLLTFIGPATTLVFSFIFYIISGLFMLCIKYSITRTHSQSKSLAQRGTYFARLKRGFTLVKNHKILYPLAIYCIFMNLAASPWEALSAVYVAEDLNGTPFIHSLLKATTAGGAFLLGFILAKVKINRYGLLFITAGILEGAAYFIAGLNTFLPLVFLAAFAFGAAISSINVPEFTIIQTSVEGDDQPQVFAVIHMITNLSLPLGAIACGYAAKMLGAGNVIAIGGFIEIIAGIGILIFTQLARARRSDLIKEKEASANM comes from the coding sequence ATGGATCAAACAAAATTGAGCGTCTGGGAAAAGAATTACACGTTCCTTTTCATCTCCAGGCTAATCAAAATCTCTGCTGACTGTTTTGCCTTCAATTCTATTTTATGGTTTTTAATCTTTGACGGAAAAGGTGCAATCGGCACTTCCCTGCTTCTTGCCGTCACTTTTCTCCCCGAAGCCTTTTTGGCGCCGATTACAGGGCCTTTAGTCAAAAGAAGCGCCCTGAAATTCTGGATGTACTTTTCGGATTTAACAAGGGCAGCCGTCGTCATTACTATACCGATTTGCTATTTAAACGGCTTTTCACCGATGTGGTTTGTTTTAGGCCTCATGATCATCCATTCGGCAACAGGCGCGACATATAACCCGGCGTCAATTACGCTGATTCCGCAGATCGTGAACGAAAATCTCATCCAAAAAGCCAACGCGATTCTCCAGTCTTCTTCAGAAATCATCAGGCTGGGAGCCGTTACATTGTGCGGAGTGCTGCTGACTTTTATCGGTCCTGCAACGACTTTGGTCTTTTCATTTATCTTTTATATCATATCGGGCCTATTCATGCTTTGCATCAAATACAGCATCACCCGGACTCATTCACAGTCTAAGTCTCTTGCTCAAAGAGGTACATATTTTGCGAGATTAAAAAGAGGATTTACATTGGTGAAAAACCACAAAATATTATATCCGCTCGCGATTTATTGCATCTTCATGAACCTGGCGGCTTCACCCTGGGAAGCCCTTTCCGCGGTATATGTTGCTGAGGATTTAAACGGAACGCCGTTCATCCACTCGCTGCTGAAGGCGACGACGGCAGGAGGAGCATTTTTACTGGGATTTATCCTTGCAAAAGTAAAAATCAACAGGTACGGACTCCTTTTTATTACGGCAGGCATTCTCGAAGGTGCAGCTTATTTTATCGCAGGACTGAATACTTTCCTGCCGCTCGTATTTCTCGCCGCCTTTGCATTCGGGGCAGCCATCAGCTCGATTAATGTCCCCGAATTCACGATTATCCAGACATCTGTCGAAGGGGATGACCAGCCTCAAGTGTTTGCAGTCATCCATATGATCACAAATCTATCGCTTCCTTTAGGGGCAATTGCCTGCGGATATGCCGCAAAAATGCTTGGCGCGGGAAACGTGATTGCAATCGGCGGCTTCATCGAAATCATTGCGGGCATCGGCATCCTCATATTTACTCAGCTTGCCAGGGCCCGGCGGTCAGATCTGATAAAAGAAAAAGAAGCTAGCGCAAATATGTAG
- a CDS encoding BglG family transcription antiterminator — translation MLNARLKLILGELIGAESPLTSAYLANELNVTSRTIRSDVKELDRLLSKNGAAVQSIRGAGYRLSIKNDRLFRQLLQHTFHQELSTPVFPNERILYLLKRLLLTEEYVKLEDLAAEMYISKSTVQNDMRDVKKRLKPYDIELKIKPNYGFKLKGDEMKLRSCIAEHLFPKRETDIDIMNTRISILPKEELAMIRQTILEKISEDQISLSDIGLNNLLIHVAIACKRIRSGKHVSLYSKDVKEIMNHKEYEVARAIVRTLEQKLHVAFPEKETAYIAIHLLGAKRTVMAAIRSGAIESMMDEEETDRLTQLIMKTIDQKFTLGIGDDKELKIGLGLHLKPALNRCRYGMNIRNPMLDAIKANYPLAFEAGIQAGEVIKRETGFDIQESEVGYLALHIGAAMERRNMNRPSKRCMIVCASGAGSAMLLQDRLRATFGSKLEILGTVDYYKLNQMSLHALDFVISTIPLSDDLPIPVIQVNTILGGGDLTKIEQVLAEDDGIASTYTRKELVFLRESLSSREDVLRFLCGKVTQSGLADAGLEASVFEREAVAPTCFGNLVAIPHPMTPKTASTFWAVCTLQKPIVWENKRVQFVCLLCVEKDNTANLQEMYKFLGRVLDDRAIVRELLKCKTYGEFMSVFKKSGPAHRYAK, via the coding sequence ATGCTCAATGCTCGGCTTAAGCTTATCCTCGGCGAATTGATAGGGGCAGAATCACCATTAACCAGCGCATATTTGGCCAATGAGCTAAATGTGACCTCTCGGACGATCAGATCAGATGTGAAAGAATTAGACCGGCTTCTCTCCAAAAACGGCGCTGCCGTCCAATCGATCAGGGGTGCAGGCTATCGGCTCTCCATCAAGAATGACCGCCTCTTTCGCCAGCTTCTGCAGCACACATTTCATCAAGAGCTTTCTACTCCCGTTTTTCCAAATGAGCGTATTCTCTATTTATTAAAAAGGCTTCTCTTAACTGAGGAGTATGTCAAACTTGAAGATTTAGCCGCTGAGATGTATATCAGCAAATCGACGGTCCAAAACGATATGAGAGATGTGAAGAAAAGGCTTAAACCTTACGACATTGAGCTGAAGATCAAGCCGAATTACGGCTTTAAGCTGAAGGGAGATGAGATGAAGCTGCGATCGTGCATCGCAGAGCACCTTTTTCCAAAGCGGGAAACGGATATTGATATTATGAACACCCGGATATCCATTCTCCCAAAAGAAGAGCTTGCTATGATCCGTCAAACGATTTTAGAAAAAATAAGCGAAGATCAAATTTCTCTTTCAGATATCGGACTAAACAATCTTCTCATCCACGTCGCCATTGCATGCAAACGCATCCGAAGCGGCAAACATGTTTCTCTTTATTCCAAAGATGTAAAGGAGATTATGAATCATAAAGAATATGAAGTGGCGAGGGCGATTGTCCGCACTCTTGAACAAAAGCTGCACGTGGCGTTTCCAGAAAAAGAAACGGCCTACATCGCCATCCATTTGCTTGGCGCGAAAAGGACGGTTATGGCCGCCATTCGCAGCGGTGCAATCGAAAGCATGATGGATGAAGAAGAGACAGACCGGCTGACGCAATTGATCATGAAAACCATCGATCAAAAATTCACCCTCGGCATTGGGGATGACAAAGAATTAAAAATCGGTCTCGGCCTTCACCTAAAACCGGCTTTGAATCGCTGCAGATACGGCATGAATATCAGAAATCCAATGCTGGATGCAATTAAGGCCAATTATCCGCTCGCATTTGAAGCGGGTATTCAAGCCGGTGAAGTCATCAAAAGAGAGACGGGATTTGACATTCAGGAAAGCGAGGTCGGCTACCTCGCGTTGCATATAGGCGCAGCCATGGAAAGAAGAAACATGAACAGGCCCTCAAAACGCTGTATGATTGTCTGTGCTTCAGGGGCCGGAAGCGCCATGCTGCTTCAGGACAGACTGCGGGCAACATTCGGTTCAAAGCTTGAGATCCTTGGAACGGTTGATTACTACAAGCTGAATCAAATGTCGCTCCATGCACTCGACTTTGTTATCAGCACAATACCGCTGTCCGATGATCTTCCCATTCCGGTGATTCAAGTAAACACAATACTGGGAGGGGGAGATTTAACGAAAATAGAACAAGTGCTTGCCGAAGATGACGGAATCGCTTCGACTTATACGAGAAAAGAGCTTGTCTTTTTGCGGGAAAGTCTGTCTTCAAGAGAGGATGTCCTTCGCTTTCTGTGCGGAAAAGTGACGCAATCAGGGCTTGCAGACGCGGGGCTTGAAGCCTCGGTCTTTGAACGGGAGGCCGTTGCGCCCACTTGCTTCGGCAATCTGGTTGCGATTCCGCATCCGATGACACCAAAAACCGCTTCAACTTTTTGGGCGGTTTGCACGCTGCAAAAACCGATAGTCTGGGAGAATAAGAGGGTTCAATTCGTCTGCCTTCTTTGTGTAGAAAAGGACAATACAGCAAATTTGCAGGAGATGTACAAATTTTTGGGCCGTGTTTTAGATGACAGGGCGATTGTCCGGGAACTCCTGAAATGCAAAACGTACGGGGAGTTTATGTCCGTCTTTAAAAAAAGCGGGCCGGCTCATCGATATGCCAAATGA
- a CDS encoding PTS lactose/cellobiose transporter subunit IIA yields the protein MSEELEQTIFQIILHGGNGRSFCMEAIAEAKKGDFAAAKEKIRAADEELIRAHHFQTALIQNEAKGAKTEPSLLMIHAQDHLMNAMTMKDLAAEIVELYEKMNIHGGVN from the coding sequence ATGTCCGAGGAATTGGAACAAACGATATTTCAAATTATCCTTCACGGAGGAAACGGCAGGAGCTTTTGCATGGAAGCGATAGCCGAAGCCAAAAAGGGAGATTTCGCAGCTGCAAAAGAAAAGATCCGGGCGGCTGACGAAGAACTGATCAGGGCGCATCACTTTCAGACAGCTTTGATTCAAAATGAAGCGAAGGGTGCGAAAACCGAACCTTCACTGCTCATGATTCATGCCCAGGATCATTTAATGAATGCGATGACCATGAAAGATTTGGCCGCGGAGATTGTCGAGCTCTATGAAAAAATGAATATCCACGGAGGTGTCAATTGA
- a CDS encoding bifunctional 2-methylcitrate dehydratase/aconitate hydratase has product MKTESQTLQNCDQLLEEIADYTVNAKISSEEAIETARYVLMDTLGCGILALKYPECAKHLGPIAPGTVVPNGTRVPGTQFELDPVHGAFNIGCMIRWLDYNDTWLAAEWGHPSDNLGAILACADYVSRQLLAAGKEPLTINDVLTAIVKAHEIQGVLALDNSLNRNGLDHVLFVKVASTAVACSLLGGTKQDVINAVSQAWVDNSSLRTYRHAPNTGSRKSWAAGDATSRGVRLAMMTLKGEMGYKTALSAPMWGFQDVLFGGKELTLARPLDSYVIENVLFKISYPAEFHAQTAAEAAIRLHPEVKDRLDDIGQIVITTHESAIRIIDKTGELHNPADRDHCLQYITAIGLIYGDITADHYEDETAQNPEIDRLREKMTTVENKQYSVDYLDPEKRSIANAVQVFYKDGTHSEKIAVEYPIGHRRRRNEGIPLLKDKFINNLKTRFPAGQAERINALLNDPHRLSGAPVPDFMELFVI; this is encoded by the coding sequence ATGAAAACTGAAAGTCAAACGCTCCAAAACTGTGATCAATTGCTGGAAGAGATCGCCGACTATACGGTAAATGCCAAGATTTCAAGCGAAGAAGCGATTGAAACCGCCCGTTACGTCTTAATGGATACACTGGGCTGCGGAATATTGGCGCTCAAATATCCGGAATGCGCCAAGCATCTCGGCCCGATTGCCCCGGGTACCGTCGTCCCGAACGGCACCCGCGTCCCGGGAACGCAATTTGAGCTTGATCCTGTTCACGGCGCCTTTAATATCGGCTGCATGATCCGCTGGCTCGATTATAACGACACATGGCTTGCGGCCGAATGGGGCCATCCGTCAGATAACCTCGGAGCGATTTTAGCCTGCGCCGACTATGTCAGCAGGCAGCTGCTCGCGGCGGGCAAGGAACCGCTCACGATTAACGATGTCCTGACGGCAATTGTTAAGGCTCATGAAATCCAAGGCGTCCTTGCTCTCGACAACAGCTTAAACAGAAACGGGCTTGACCATGTGCTATTCGTAAAAGTCGCCTCCACTGCTGTGGCATGCTCACTATTGGGGGGCACAAAACAGGATGTTATCAATGCCGTCTCCCAGGCCTGGGTCGATAATTCAAGCCTGCGGACGTACCGCCATGCTCCGAATACCGGCTCGCGTAAGTCCTGGGCAGCCGGTGATGCGACTAGCCGCGGCGTGAGGCTCGCGATGATGACCTTGAAAGGCGAAATGGGATATAAAACCGCTTTGTCTGCTCCAATGTGGGGTTTTCAGGATGTCTTATTCGGAGGAAAAGAATTGACGCTCGCCAGACCGCTCGACTCTTATGTCATCGAAAATGTCCTTTTTAAAATTTCGTATCCGGCTGAATTCCACGCTCAAACGGCTGCTGAAGCCGCGATCAGGCTTCACCCTGAAGTGAAGGACAGACTTGATGACATCGGCCAAATCGTGATCACGACGCACGAATCGGCCATCCGGATTATCGACAAAACGGGAGAATTACACAATCCGGCTGACCGTGATCACTGCCTTCAGTATATAACAGCGATCGGACTGATCTACGGCGATATTACCGCTGACCATTATGAAGACGAAACCGCGCAAAATCCGGAGATCGACAGGCTGCGCGAAAAAATGACGACAGTCGAAAACAAACAGTATTCCGTCGATTATCTCGACCCGGAAAAACGCTCGATCGCCAACGCTGTTCAAGTGTTTTATAAAGACGGCACACACTCGGAAAAAATCGCGGTCGAATACCCGATTGGTCATCGGCGCCGCCGCAACGAGGGCATCCCGCTCTTAAAAGACAAATTTATCAATAATTTAAAAACGCGCTTTCCGGCGGGGCAAGCGGAACGAATCAACGCCCTGCTGAATGATCCTCACAGATTAAGCGGTGCACCTGTACCGGATTTCATGGAATTGTTTGTCATTTAG
- the mmgD gene encoding citrate synthase, with translation MGKQGVFKPGLEGVIAGETNISFLDTEAEQIVIKGYDLIELAEQKTYLDLVYLLLQDKLPDPMELKGIESALKSAYELPGGIYTILKSLPNNTHPMDALRTGISALAGYDPELNDRSQAANRSKALRLIAQVPNITANSYRILHQKNVITPDKQLSFSQNFLYMLTEKEPTPQETAVFDQTLMLYSEHEMPNSTFAARVIASTNTDIYGAFTGAAASLKGHLHGGANEAVMYMLLEGETKSGFCKLIEHKLSRKEKIMGFGHRVYMRKMDPRAALLKKALYSLSHKTGRQDLYEMCDAGEKLMREEKGLYPNLDYYAAPVYYLLGIPIDLYTPIFFAARSVGLSAHVIEQHEDNRLFRPRVHYTGPRHLHP, from the coding sequence ATGGGCAAACAAGGTGTATTTAAACCGGGATTAGAAGGCGTTATTGCTGGAGAAACGAACATTTCTTTCTTAGATACGGAAGCGGAACAAATCGTCATTAAAGGCTATGATTTAATCGAACTTGCAGAACAAAAAACATATCTTGACCTCGTCTATCTTCTCCTTCAAGATAAGCTGCCAGATCCAATGGAATTGAAAGGAATTGAAAGCGCTTTAAAAAGTGCGTATGAACTGCCCGGCGGAATCTATACTATTCTGAAGTCGCTTCCGAATAATACCCATCCGATGGATGCGCTCCGAACCGGGATTTCCGCTTTAGCAGGATATGATCCCGAATTGAATGACAGATCTCAAGCAGCAAACAGAAGCAAAGCGCTGCGCTTGATCGCACAGGTTCCGAATATTACCGCCAACAGCTACCGCATCCTTCACCAGAAAAACGTCATCACGCCTGACAAACAGCTTTCATTCAGCCAGAACTTTTTATATATGCTGACGGAAAAAGAACCGACTCCCCAAGAAACAGCCGTCTTTGATCAGACATTAATGCTTTACAGCGAGCACGAAATGCCGAACTCCACATTTGCCGCAAGAGTCATCGCATCGACAAACACAGATATATACGGTGCTTTCACAGGCGCTGCAGCATCGCTAAAAGGACATTTGCACGGCGGTGCGAATGAAGCGGTCATGTACATGCTGCTCGAAGGAGAAACAAAATCGGGCTTCTGCAAGCTGATTGAACATAAGTTAAGCAGAAAAGAAAAAATCATGGGCTTTGGGCACCGCGTCTATATGAGAAAAATGGACCCGCGCGCAGCCTTGCTGAAAAAGGCGCTCTATTCGCTTTCTCATAAAACCGGCAGACAGGATTTATATGAGATGTGCGATGCCGGCGAAAAGCTGATGCGCGAAGAAAAAGGCCTGTATCCGAACCTCGACTACTATGCGGCTCCAGTCTATTACCTGCTCGGCATACCGATCGATCTCTATACTCCGATATTTTTCGCGGCACGGTCGGTCGGTCTTAGCGCGCATGTCATTGAACAGCATGAAGACAACAGGCTGTTCCGCCCGAGAGTTCACTATACGGGACCGCGTCATCTTCATCCATAA
- a CDS encoding DNA-3-methyladenine glycosylase, which yields MNPAHEPLPLEFYNKPTIELARSLLGCLLVKETEEGPASGYIVETEAYKGPGDRAAHSYGNRRTKRTEIMYREAGVVYTYTMHTHTLINVVSGGADEPEAVLIRALEPHEGLALMEKRRSGKKPRDWTNGPGKLTKALSITMNDYGRPLTGPPLYIAKGYEPQDILSGPRIGIDNSGEAREYPWRFWIKGNRYVSR from the coding sequence ATGAATCCAGCTCACGAACCTCTCCCGCTCGAATTTTACAACAAGCCAACAATTGAACTTGCCAGGTCCCTGTTGGGCTGTCTTCTCGTTAAAGAAACGGAAGAAGGGCCTGCTTCAGGATATATTGTGGAGACAGAGGCTTATAAAGGGCCAGGGGACAGAGCAGCTCACAGCTATGGCAACCGCCGGACAAAGCGCACCGAAATCATGTATCGTGAAGCCGGCGTGGTGTATACGTACACCATGCATACCCACACACTCATCAATGTTGTAAGCGGAGGAGCCGATGAACCTGAGGCCGTGCTGATCAGAGCGCTTGAACCTCATGAAGGCCTCGCGCTGATGGAGAAGCGAAGGAGCGGAAAGAAACCGCGCGATTGGACAAACGGTCCGGGAAAGCTGACAAAGGCGCTTTCCATCACGATGAACGATTACGGCAGACCGCTGACGGGGCCGCCGCTTTATATCGCAAAAGGGTATGAACCCCAAGATATTTTGAGCGGTCCGCGAATTGGCATTGACAACTCAGGTGAAGCGAGGGAATACCCTTGGCGATTCTGGATAAAAGGGAACCGCTATGTCTCAAGATAG
- the celB gene encoding PTS cellobiose transporter subunit IIC, with the protein MNKFNAFLEEKIMPVAGRIAAQRHLQALRDGIILTMPLIIIGSLFLILANLPIPGYPEFMAGIFGDQWAEKLSYPVNVSFDIMALIATFGIAYRLAEKYDIDALSSGAIAVAAFLLATPYQIPFTPEGATEEILVSGGIPISLMGSKGLFVGMLIAMFSTEVYRWVVQKDIVVKMPDGVPPAVSKSFIALIPGFAVIGSIWAARLLIEMTPFESLHNVVNVLLGTPLSVLGGSLGGSLIAETVKMLLWSCGLHGANIVGGVMSPIWYGAMDENRLAFQAGEALPNIFTTQFFEIWINIGGSGATLALVITMFLRARSKQMKQLGRLAIGPAVFNINEPIIFGMPIVMNPMLLIPFIVSPLLMITATYIGMSTGLVAKPAGIAVPWTMPPGFSGYLATGGKISGAVMQLINLLISFVVYYPFFRMWDKQKLKEESELETGTAASDGQQVSV; encoded by the coding sequence GTGAACAAGTTTAATGCATTTTTAGAGGAGAAGATCATGCCGGTTGCCGGCAGAATTGCCGCCCAGCGCCATTTGCAGGCTCTCAGAGACGGCATTATTCTGACCATGCCATTAATCATTATCGGATCGCTGTTTCTCATTTTAGCCAATTTGCCGATTCCGGGATATCCGGAATTCATGGCGGGGATTTTCGGCGATCAATGGGCTGAGAAATTAAGCTATCCGGTTAATGTCAGCTTTGACATTATGGCGCTGATCGCCACGTTTGGCATCGCCTACCGTCTGGCGGAGAAATATGATATCGATGCCCTGTCATCGGGCGCCATTGCCGTAGCAGCTTTTCTGCTTGCGACCCCCTACCAGATTCCGTTCACACCCGAAGGCGCAACAGAGGAAATTTTAGTGTCAGGCGGCATCCCGATTTCATTAATGGGAAGCAAAGGTCTGTTTGTCGGCATGCTGATCGCGATGTTCTCCACTGAGGTTTACCGCTGGGTCGTTCAAAAGGATATTGTCGTCAAAATGCCGGACGGCGTACCGCCGGCTGTCAGCAAATCATTTATCGCTCTGATTCCGGGATTCGCCGTTATCGGCTCGATCTGGGCGGCCCGCCTTTTAATTGAAATGACGCCGTTTGAAAGCCTCCATAATGTCGTCAACGTCCTTTTGGGAACGCCTCTTTCCGTCCTTGGCGGCAGTCTCGGCGGAAGCCTTATTGCCGAAACTGTGAAAATGCTGCTGTGGTCCTGCGGCCTTCATGGAGCAAACATTGTCGGCGGAGTGATGTCGCCGATCTGGTACGGAGCGATGGACGAAAACCGTCTCGCTTTCCAAGCCGGAGAAGCGCTCCCGAACATATTTACGACGCAGTTTTTTGAGATTTGGATCAACATCGGCGGCAGCGGCGCTACTTTGGCTTTGGTCATTACGATGTTTCTTAGGGCGCGAAGCAAGCAAATGAAACAGCTCGGCAGACTCGCCATCGGCCCCGCTGTTTTTAACATCAACGAACCGATTATCTTCGGCATGCCGATCGTCATGAACCCGATGCTGCTGATCCCGTTCATCGTGTCGCCGCTGCTGATGATAACGGCAACCTATATTGGAATGAGCACAGGTCTTGTTGCAAAGCCGGCTGGGATTGCCGTGCCGTGGACGATGCCGCCCGGCTTTTCCGGATATTTGGCAACAGGAGGGAAAATTTCCGGAGCGGTCATGCAGCTGATCAATCTGTTGATCTCGTTTGTCGTATACTATCCGTTCTTTAGAATGTGGGATAAACAAAAGCTGAAAGAAGAGAGCGAACTGGAGACCGGAACGGCTGCAAGCGATGGTCAACAGGTCAGTGTATAG
- the licH gene encoding 6-phospho-beta-glucosidase LicH produces the protein MKKGLKIVTIGGGSSYTPELVEGLIKRHDELPVSELWLVDIPEGEEKLNIVGTLAKRMVEKAGVPIKVHLTLDRREALKDADFVTTQFRVGLLEARAKDERIPLKYGVIGQETNGPGGLFKGLRTIPVILEIAKDIEELCPDAWLVNFTNPAGMVTEALLRYSNLKKVVGLCNVPIGMKMGVAKALDVDESRIDIQFAGLNHMVFGLDVFLDGVSVKDKVIEAMADPENAMTMKNISGESWEPDFIRGLGLIPCGYHRYYYKTQEMLEHELEASKTEGTRAEVVQQVEKELFELYKDPELAIKPPQLEKRGGAYYSDAACNLISSIYNDKHDIQPVNTMNNGAIASIPDDSAVEVNCVMTKNGPKPIAVGDLPVTVRGLVQQIKSFERVAAEAAVTGDYNTALVAMTINPLVPSDKIAKQILDEMLEAHKEHLPQFFRSVEA, from the coding sequence ATGAAAAAAGGATTGAAAATCGTAACAATTGGCGGAGGTTCAAGTTATACGCCCGAGCTTGTCGAGGGATTAATCAAACGGCATGACGAGCTTCCGGTCAGCGAGCTCTGGCTCGTCGATATACCGGAAGGGGAAGAAAAACTTAATATCGTCGGCACGCTGGCGAAGCGAATGGTCGAAAAAGCAGGCGTCCCGATCAAAGTCCATCTGACGCTAGACCGCAGGGAGGCTTTAAAAGACGCTGATTTTGTCACGACGCAATTCCGCGTCGGCTTGCTCGAAGCGAGAGCAAAAGATGAACGAATTCCTTTAAAATACGGGGTGATCGGTCAGGAAACAAATGGACCGGGCGGCCTTTTCAAGGGGCTTCGCACCATTCCGGTCATCCTTGAGATTGCAAAAGACATCGAAGAACTGTGCCCCGACGCGTGGCTTGTCAATTTTACCAACCCGGCAGGCATGGTGACTGAAGCGCTGCTCCGCTATTCTAATTTGAAAAAAGTCGTCGGGCTCTGCAATGTGCCGATCGGCATGAAGATGGGGGTTGCAAAGGCGCTCGATGTTGATGAAAGCCGCATAGACATTCAATTTGCAGGATTAAATCATATGGTGTTCGGACTCGACGTTTTCCTTGACGGCGTCAGCGTCAAAGACAAAGTGATCGAAGCGATGGCAGATCCAGAAAATGCGATGACGATGAAAAATATCTCCGGAGAATCGTGGGAACCCGACTTTATCCGCGGCCTTGGCCTGATTCCGTGCGGCTACCACCGCTACTACTATAAAACACAGGAAATGCTTGAACACGAACTGGAGGCTTCAAAAACGGAAGGAACGCGTGCAGAGGTTGTTCAGCAAGTTGAAAAGGAATTGTTTGAGCTGTATAAAGATCCGGAGCTGGCGATCAAACCGCCCCAGCTTGAAAAGCGCGGCGGCGCATATTACAGTGATGCCGCCTGCAACTTGATCAGCTCGATTTACAATGACAAGCACGATATTCAACCTGTTAACACGATGAATAACGGAGCGATCGCAAGCATTCCTGATGACTCCGCAGTGGAAGTCAACTGTGTCATGACGAAAAACGGGCCGAAACCGATCGCGGTCGGAGATTTGCCTGTCACCGTGAGAGGTCTTGTCCAGCAAATTAAATCGTTCGAACGCGTTGCGGCTGAAGCGGCTGTTACAGGCGATTACAACACTGCACTTGTGGCCATGACGATCAACCCGCTCGTTCCGTCCGACAAAATTGCGAAACAAATACTGGACGAAATGCTTGAAGCGCATAAAGAGCATCTTCCGCAGTTTTTTAGATCTGTAGAAGCATAG
- a CDS encoding GntR family transcriptional regulator produces the protein MHSSNPVKRQSASDYAYNELRTKIIELEYPPSEQLAEDSLAKGLNISRTPLRQALYRLELEGLVSKQPNGRLRVCPISLAEAKEVFKVREALEGLLTAEAAQLVTPESLHQLEDRIELMKLAAVKGRKTDTVKYGSEFHSILHAISTNATAKRFLDQLESRIERYRRISGYKNPDYKPSVSFNEHLDIFNAVKEKNSVLAEAAMRSHIKRSLRSIEETLERSY, from the coding sequence ATGCACTCTTCAAATCCAGTCAAAAGACAGTCTGCAAGTGATTACGCTTATAACGAATTAAGAACGAAAATCATCGAACTTGAATATCCTCCCTCTGAACAGCTTGCTGAAGACAGTCTTGCAAAGGGTTTAAACATCAGCAGAACTCCTCTTCGCCAGGCTCTTTACCGGCTGGAGCTTGAAGGATTGGTCAGTAAACAGCCGAACGGCCGGCTTCGCGTATGCCCGATTTCGCTCGCTGAAGCGAAAGAGGTTTTTAAAGTGCGTGAAGCGCTTGAAGGACTACTCACTGCCGAAGCCGCACAGCTGGTGACGCCGGAGAGCCTTCATCAGCTTGAAGACCGCATCGAACTGATGAAGCTGGCTGCCGTAAAGGGCCGCAAAACAGATACGGTCAAATACGGATCAGAATTTCATTCTATCTTGCACGCCATCAGCACAAATGCAACCGCAAAACGTTTTCTGGATCAGCTTGAAAGCAGGATTGAACGGTATCGCAGAATCAGCGGATACAAAAATCCTGACTACAAACCGTCTGTATCTTTCAATGAACACTTGGATATTTTTAATGCCGTCAAAGAAAAAAACAGCGTTTTGGCAGAAGCCGCCATGCGTTCCCACATTAAACGAAGCTTACGTTCAATTGAAGAAACGCTCGAACGTTCATACTAA